A region from the bacterium genome encodes:
- a CDS encoding alkaline phosphatase family protein, whose protein sequence is MTPRRTATTLALAAFASLLLAAATAGAAPPREQPKVLCIGFDGMDPQLLDRFRADGSLPNFDALIARGDYRSLGTAIPPQSPVAWSNFITGMDPGGHGIFDFIHRNPATLTPYLSAAQAMEPQRWWKVGPWKFPRDEGHVENLRDGVAFWQLLDRAGVDATVFKVPANFPPVECEAHTLSGMGTPDILGTYGIYSYFTEDLAEEVEMSGGRHVPVALRDGRVWGELVGPANTYRAGDPEARLPFEAVVDREQGSALFDVDGERFLLKQGEWSDWITLRFRLVPALKTVRGVCRFYLKEVSPTFKLYVTPVNLDPAAPEMPISTPADWSRELAATLGPFYTQGLPDDTKALEEGAFNDDDYVSQSSLVFEERERQLRNELDRFATQSDGFLFFYFNSPDQTCHTFWRNMDHDSPRHDVEAARHEQRIRDVYRNCDRALGLALEHVDDETLVLVLSDHGFAPYHRSFHVNRWLLDHGYLVLEPGVAPQDVMYLSGIDWNRTRAYAIGINGLYLNLSGREERGIVEPGAAREALLRELVAGLEAVTDPVTGGRAIKHAYRTDEVYHGPHAAEAPDIVLGYHRGFRGSNESALGEVPEATFADNMMKWSGDHCMAADEVPGIIISSRRIDKADPTLLDLAPTFLSLFGIAPLPEMVGSPLFTGGR, encoded by the coding sequence GTGACGCCGCGCCGCACCGCAACGACCCTCGCCCTGGCCGCGTTCGCGAGCCTGCTGCTCGCGGCCGCGACCGCCGGCGCGGCGCCGCCCCGGGAACAGCCGAAGGTGCTGTGCATCGGCTTCGACGGCATGGACCCGCAGCTGCTGGACCGGTTCCGCGCCGACGGCTCGCTGCCCAACTTCGACGCCCTGATCGCGCGCGGCGACTACCGCAGCCTCGGCACGGCGATCCCGCCCCAGTCGCCGGTGGCCTGGTCCAACTTCATCACCGGCATGGACCCCGGCGGCCACGGCATCTTCGACTTCATCCACCGCAACCCGGCCACGCTGACGCCCTACCTGTCGGCCGCCCAGGCCATGGAGCCGCAGCGCTGGTGGAAGGTCGGGCCCTGGAAGTTCCCGCGCGACGAAGGCCACGTCGAGAACCTGCGCGACGGCGTCGCCTTCTGGCAGCTGCTGGACCGGGCCGGCGTCGACGCCACCGTCTTCAAGGTGCCCGCCAACTTCCCGCCGGTCGAGTGCGAGGCGCACACGCTGTCGGGCATGGGCACGCCCGACATCCTGGGCACCTACGGCATCTACAGCTACTTCACTGAGGACCTCGCGGAGGAGGTCGAGATGTCCGGCGGTCGCCACGTGCCGGTCGCGCTGCGCGACGGCCGCGTGTGGGGCGAGCTGGTCGGCCCGGCCAACACCTACCGCGCGGGCGACCCGGAAGCGCGGCTGCCCTTCGAGGCCGTGGTGGACCGCGAGCAAGGCAGCGCCCTGTTCGACGTCGACGGCGAGCGCTTCCTGCTGAAGCAGGGCGAGTGGAGCGACTGGATCACCCTGCGCTTCCGCCTGGTGCCCGCCCTGAAGACCGTGCGCGGCGTCTGCCGCTTCTACCTGAAGGAAGTCTCGCCGACGTTCAAGCTGTACGTCACGCCGGTGAACCTCGACCCCGCCGCGCCGGAGATGCCCATCAGCACGCCCGCGGACTGGTCGCGCGAACTGGCCGCGACCCTGGGCCCCTTCTACACGCAGGGCCTGCCCGACGACACCAAGGCCCTCGAGGAGGGCGCTTTCAACGACGACGATTACGTGTCGCAGTCGTCGCTGGTCTTCGAGGAACGCGAGCGCCAGCTGCGCAACGAACTGGACCGCTTCGCGACGCAGTCGGACGGCTTCCTGTTCTTCTACTTCAACAGCCCCGACCAGACCTGCCACACCTTCTGGCGCAACATGGACCACGACTCGCCGCGTCACGACGTCGAGGCCGCGCGCCACGAGCAGCGCATCCGCGACGTCTACCGCAACTGCGACCGGGCCCTGGGCCTGGCCCTGGAACACGTGGACGACGAGACGCTGGTGCTGGTGCTGAGCGACCACGGCTTCGCGCCCTACCACCGCTCCTTCCACGTCAACCGCTGGCTGCTGGACCACGGGTACCTGGTCCTGGAGCCCGGGGTCGCGCCGCAGGACGTGATGTACCTGTCGGGGATCGACTGGAACCGCACCCGGGCCTACGCCATCGGCATCAACGGGCTCTACCTCAACCTGAGCGGGCGCGAGGAGCGCGGGATCGTCGAGCCCGGCGCCGCGCGGGAGGCCCTGCTGCGGGAGTTGGTCGCCGGCCTCGAGGCCGTGACCGACCCCGTCACCGGCGGGCGGGCGATCAAGCACGCCTACCGCACCGACGAGGTCTACCACGGCCCGCACGCGGCCGAGGCGCCGGACATCGTCCTGGGCTACCACCGCGGCTTCCGCGGCTCCAACGAGTCGGCGCTGGGCGAGGTGCCCGAGGCCACGTTCGCCGACAACATGATGAAGTGGAGCGGCGACCACTGCATGGCCGCCGACGAGGTGCCCGGGATCATCATCAGCAGCCGCCGGATCGACAAGGCCGACCCGACCCTGCTGGACCTGGCCCCGACGTTCCTCTCCCTCTTCGGGATCGCGCCGCTGCCGGAGATGGTCGGCAGCCCCCTCTTCACGGGAGGTCGCTGA